A window of Sebastes umbrosus isolate fSebUmb1 chromosome 3, fSebUmb1.pri, whole genome shotgun sequence contains these coding sequences:
- the cdc37 gene encoding hsp90 co-chaperone Cdc37 isoform X2: MAEFQQKGEDLENNVLECKRLLEEAQGRLKELEEGRKEGEEDEDREAQLKKVQAEVRKLKKDEKSFEKMIEQHRREEKKQPWDVDTISKEGFSKSILNIKPVTKEETEEEKVEKHKTFVEKYAKEIKHFGLMRRWDDSQKYLSDNPHLVCEETANCLVVICIDFEIDEKHALMEQVAHQAIVMQFILDLARTLKVDARGCFRQFFSKIKTADKPYQDAFDHELELLKERIRSCAQIRMEGTMKELEEEEKQKRLGPGGLDPVEVYETLPKEIQKSYDEKNIEMLHEAINKLDLEEGKYHLRRCIDSGLWVPDSEEGDDEEEEDS, translated from the exons ATGGCCGAGTTTCAGCAGAAAGGGGAAGATCTGGAGAATAACGTATTAGAATGCAAGAGGCTACTAGAGGAAGCCCAGGGACGACTTAAGGAGCtggaagaaggaaggaaagagggagaggaggatgaggacagAGAGGCCCAGCTGAAGAAAGTCCAGGCCGAGGTGAGAAAACTTAAGAAGGATGAAAAGTCGTTTGAGAAAATGATCGAACAACACAGGcgagaagaaaagaaacagcCCTGGGATGTTGACACTATCAGCAAAGAAGGTTTCAGCAAG AGTATACTCAACATCAAACCGGTGACAAAGGAGGAAACGGAGGAGGAAAAGGTGGAGAAGCACAAGACGTTTGTGGAGAAGTATGCAAAGGAAATCAAACACTTTG GTTTGATGCGGCGCTGGGACGACAGTCAGAAATATCTATCAGACAACCCACATCTGGTGTGCGAAGAGACGGCTAATTGCCTTGTTGTCATCTGTATTGACTTTGAGATAGATGAG AAACACGCGCTGATGGAGCAGGTGGCTCACCAGGCCATCGTCATGCAGTTCATCTTGGATTTGGCTCGGACGCTTAAGGTCGACGCAAGAGGCTGCTTCAGACAATTCTTTTCAAAGATCAAG ACTGCAGACAAGCCATACCAAGACGCGTTCGACCATGAGCTGGAGCTGCTGAAGGAGCGGATCCGCAGCTGTGCGCAGATTCGTATGGAGGGCACCATGAAGGAGctagaggaagaagagaagcagaAGAGACTGGGCCCAGGTGGTTTAGACCCTGTAGAGGTCTATGAAACACTACCAAAG GAAATACAGAAGAGCTACGATGAGAAGAACATTGAGATGCTGCACGaagctataaacaaactggACCTTGAG gaaGGAAAATACCACCTCAGGAGGTGTATTGACTCTGGACTTTGGGTCCCTGATTCAGAGGAgggtgatgatgaagaggaagaagattcATAA